The DNA segment ACCACGATCCGGTGGGGCTGCTGATGTGGCTGCGTGCCCGCGCGGCGGCGCAAGGCGGCGGCCCGGAACGCTCCTACGCGCACCTGACCGGCGGGCGCGTGCTGATCCAGCGCCTGCCCGACAGCCAAATCGGGGAAGCCGACGCCCACGGCTATTACCTGCGCCCCGGCAACGCCTACGTGTATGTAGAGCGCGACGCCCCTCACCGTTTGCTCCGCCTGATCCAGCCCACCGATTTCGGCCTGATTGAGGCCAATGCCCAGGCCACTGCCGCCCGCCGCCCAGCCCCCAATGAAAAACGGCGGCGACGGGGACGCGACTGACGTCTGGCTCTGGCCCGGCTTCCTTGACCGTCTAGCCCAGAAACAGATGCTTTCAGGCCCTCAGACCTTTTGACTTTTCAACCCTCCGCAGGAGTTTCCATGCAAGTTCTCGAAGGTTCCGATGCCCGCGCTTCCCTGACCCGTAGTTTTAATGAAATTCCTGTACCCAACAGCGTTCTGGCCCGAATAGAGAAAACATTTGGTGAGGCGTTGACCCCGCAGCAGGTCGTCGAGCGCATCCTGGCCGACGTGCGCGGGCGCGGCGACGACGCCCTGCGCGACTGGACTGAGCGGCTGGACGGCTCACGCCCAGATGCGCTGGCGGTGAGCGCTGAGGAGATCGCGGCGGCCACGGTTGCCCCGGAACTTCACGATGCCATTCGCCTCGCCATCGCCCGCGTCCGGGCCTTTTACGAGCAGCAGCCCGCGCACGGCTTTCTGAACCACGGGCCAGATGGGGCGCTGGGGCAACTGGTGCGCCCGCTGGGCCGGGTGGGCGTGTACGTGCCGGGTGGCCTCGCGCCGCTGATCAGCACGCTGATTCACACGGCAGTTCCTGCACAGGTGGCCGGTGTGCCGGATATCGTGGTGGCGACTCCGCCGGGCAAAGATGGCAGGGTCAATCCAGCCATTCTGGTGGCGGCGCGCGAACTGGGCATCTGCGAGGTTTACCGGGTGGGCGGCGCGCAGGCCATCGGGGCGCTGGCTTACGGCACCGCCAGCATCGGCGCGGTGGACAAGATCGCCGGGCCGGGCAACCTGTTCGTGGTGATTGCCAAGCGGCTGGTCTATGGACAGACCGGGATAGAGAGCCTGCCGGGGCCGACGGAAACCCTCGTGCTGGCCGACGACAGCGCCGACGCGCGCCATGTCGCTGCCGATCTGCTGGCGCAGGCCGAACACTTAGGCGCAGAGCCGGTGCTGGTCTCGAACAGCCGGGACCTGCTGATTAAGGTGCAGGCCGAGCTGAACGGCCAGTTGGAGGCCCTGCCCGAACCCAACCGCACCTGGGCGCGCGACAGTATCGCCAGCCGCATGAAGGTCGTGCTGGCCGCCGATCTGGATGAGGGGCTGGAGCTGTCTAACCTCTACGCTCCCGAACACCTGTGCCTGCTGACCCGCGATCCCTGGAGCCTGCTGGGCCGGGTGCAGCGCGCGGGCGGTGTATTCATCGGCGAGTACAGCATGGAGGCGCTGGGCGATTACGTCGCTGGCCCCAGCCACGTGATGCCCACGGGCGGCACTGCCCGCTTTGCGAGTCCGGTCAACGTGCGCGACTTCCAGAACATCATCAGTGTGGTGGGCCTGAACGAGACCACCCTGCGGCGCATCGGGCCAGCCGGTGCTGTTCTGGCGCGTGCGGAAGGACTGGAAGCACACGCGCGGGCCATCGAGAGTCGGCTGGATGATGGCACCCGGATTCGGGAACCGGACGGTTCAAGAATCTGAGAAAAGAAGCTGGGCTGGCATTCCTGCACAGCGCGGACATTGACAGCCCAGCGACTTGAGCTGTTCACCATTGGCGCGTCTGGGGCCAGAGGTGTTGATCAGATCAATGCAGTGGGAATACGGTTTCAGCGTCATTGTCAGGGGTGACGAACGTGCAGCAGGGCCAGTGCTTCGGGTGTGGACCGCTCGGAAGCCATACAGGAGGCCACAGCAGAAATCCAAGAGAGCAGGCCAGAGACGACAACTGCGCCTCTGGCCTGCTCAACTTGTGGTGATGGGCGGGGGGACTCGAACCCTCCTGGGGCCATCAGAAACCCACTCGCGCGCCCGTTGATGGAGGGGTGGGCAGCCTTCCCCTGATCTGCCGGGCCGCCTGGCCCACGCAGAAGAAACCGTGAGATTTAAAGTTTCGACTGCCAGATCGGTACCAAGAATGCCACGATAATGGGATGCAATTCTGTGCAGGGCGTACAGAAAAACTTTAGACACGGTTCAGATGGACGAGTTTCAGACGTCCAGCACGCGGTAACCGTAGGCGTTGATGACCCGCACCCCAGAAACCGGATCCAGATATTCCAGCTTGCGGCCCTCGTACTCGTGGATGTGGCCGTGGACCATTAGTGGGGGGCGGCGGCGTTCCATGAACCGGTTCAGTTCCGGGCAGCCCCGGTGGGCGTAGTCGCTTCCGGCGTGTGGCCCGGTGGGCGGGGCATGCGTGAGCAGGATATCCACGCCGCCGCGTGCGCGCCACGCCAGTTTGGCCAGCCCCCAGCGGGCCTCGTAGGCGCTGTACTGCCCGCCTCCCTTCTCGCGGTAACGGGGTGCGCCGCCCCAGCCCGCGATCTTCAACCCGGCTTCCTCTACCACGCGCCCGTGCGCCGCGATCACGCCGCGTGGAGGAATACGCCCGTCGCCCTCGTTGACATACTCGTTCTCGTGGTTGCCGTGGACATAAATGATCGGCACGGTCAACTTGGTGGCCAGAAATTCAAGGTAATACCCCGGAATGTCCCCGGCAGCCAGCACCGCATCCACCTCCGGCAGGCCCTGTGGAAAGCCCGCGCGGTACACGAAAGGATGGACGTAATCCGCCAGCACCATGACTCTTCTGCCCAGCACACGGGGCTGAACGGCGGAAGAGGACTCGGGGATGGTCTGGGTCATGGGGCTGCCGGGGCGAAAGATTCAGGATACCGTGCCCGCGTGCCTCTTCTCTTCACGCCGCGTTTACGGCTGCTGCCCCTGACCCGCGCCCTGATCATCGCCCGGCTGGAAGGCGAGGATTTTACACTGACCTGCGACACGCCGGACGGCCCGCTGGACATCTTCTTTCCTGCTGCGTGGCCCGGTGACCCGCTGGGGGCCTTTCCCTTTTACCTGACCCAGACGGACCGGGCAGGCGAGGTGCCAGAGAACTTCGTGGCCGTTACGCGCGTGGGTTCGCGCGCCATCGGCCAGTTGGGCGGCAAGGGCAGGCCGAACGCGGCAGGCGAGCTGGAAATCGGTTATGGCCTGAACCCGGAAGCGTGGGGACAGGGGCTGGCCACCGAGGCCGTCGGCGCGCTCGTGGCCCACCTGCACGCCCGCCCGGACGTGCAGACCGTGACTGCCCAGACCGCCCTCCACAACCGCGCCAGCGAACGTGTGCTGGAGAAACTGGACTTCGTACGAACGGGCAGGGGCTGGGATAAGGAGGATGGGGAATTGACCGTGTGGGCGCAGCGAGGTTAAGTGCGCCATTCGCCGCCGAGTTTGAGCCACCCGGCAGCATGAATATTCATCTGAACATCCGTTAAGTCCGTGCCACGCCATTTCCGCAAAAATAATGTTGCAGCCGCAAGGCATAAGCCCATTCGTCCCATAAGCTGCATGCATGAACGTTTCACTTTTAGGCATTCCGATGGATCTGGGCGCGGGGCGGCGCGGTGTAGATATGGGACCGTCGGCGCTGCGCAACGCGCATCTGGCCACACGCCTGCGTGAGCTGGGGCACACGGTCAGCGATCTGGGCGACATCGCCGTGGCCCTGCCCGAGACGCTGGACAAGCACATGGAAGCCGGACTGGTCTTTCTGGACCCGATCATCAAAGCCTGCCGCGACGCTGCCGGGCGTGTGGCCGCGCTGCCAGACGGCACCTTTCCACTTACCCTGGGCGGCGATCACAGCGTCAGCATGGGCACCGTGACCGGCAATGCGCTGCGCGGCAACCCACAGGGCGTCCGCAGCGGCCTGATCTGGGTGGACGCCCACACCGACTACAACACGCCGCAGAGCAGCCCCAGCGGCAACATCCACGGGATGCCGGTGGCCCACCTGACCGGGCTGGGCGACCCCCTTCTGACTGGCCTGGGCGGCGGCTGGCACATGCGCCCCGAGGACATCGTGATGATCGGCATCCGCAGCGTGGATGCCCGCGAGCGCGCCCTGATGCAGGAGGCGGGCATCCTGGCCTACACCATGAAAGACGTGGACCAGCGCGGGATTACCCACATCATGGACGAGACCCTCGAACGCCTGGGCGGCCTGGAGCGGCTGCACGTCTCGTTTGACGCCGACGCGCTGGACCCGTCCATCTGCCCCGGCGTGGGCACCCCCGTCCCCGGCGGCCTGACCTACCGCGAGGGCCACCTGCTGATGGAACTGCTCTCGGAGTCCGGGCGCGTGACCAGCATGGACATCGTGGAGGTCAACCCCATCCTGGACACCCGCAACCAGACGGCGGAAGTGATGGTGGGCATGGCCGCCAGCCTGCTGGGCCAGCGCATCATGTAAGCGATTGACACACAGAACCACCGAAACGCCCCGCATCAATTTGCATGCGGGGCGTTTCAGCAGTTCCAGATCTTAAATCTGTTCGGTCTCAGTTTCCTCGGGATCGTCCAGTTCTGGATCATCCAGCCCCTCGCTGGCCGTGGCCTGGGGCCGGGCGAAACGCAGGTAATCGGACCAGGGGGGCGTGTGCCCCAACTGACGCACCATCAGCGCGATCTGGGCGGTGTGGCGAATCTCGTGGGTCATGACGTTCCACATCAACTGGTCCAGGGTCACGGTGTCACTGGCCGGGTCGTCCTGAATCAGTTTGATGCTGCGGTCCAGATCAGGCTCCGAATCCAGGAACGCCTGCGTCTGCTGGCTGACTGTGCGCCCGTAGTCGATGATCCAGGACAGCTCGTACTGCCCGGCCTGCGGTTTGACCCAGTCGTGCTTGAACCGTCCGTCGCTCTGAAGGTTCTCGCCGCGCGCGATGTAATGGACCCAGTGGTCCTCGACATCCGTGGTGTGCAGCAAGAGATCCTTGATGCTGTGAAAGCGGTCCCCGGACTCGATCAGATCGCGGTCCAGGTCGGCGGCGGGCAGGGCACGCAGATAATTCCACAGTTGTTCGCGTGCGGCAGACAGGTAGGTGTAATACTCGCGAACATTCATGGATAACTCCCAGCATACTCTGTAGAAGCCCTTGAAACCGCCCCTGTCTGAACTGTCCCGCCCTGCGGCAGTGAATCTGCCAATGAATTTGGCTGGAGAATCAGCAGAGGAGCCAGCACCCGCCTGACATCGGCCACGGTCACCACCTGGGTCAGATCGGAGTGCAGCTCGGGATAATCCGGCAAGTATTTGGGCAGCACCTTGCGGAGTGGGCGCAGGGTCAGGCGGCCCGTGTCGTCGTTGTAGAACTGCGTCTGAAGTTCGGCGTGGCGTAGCGCAGTCTGTGCGCGGGCCTGGGCGCTGGGCCGCTCCCCGTGGTTCTGCCCTTCTGCCAGCGCGCGGAAGATCCAGGGGTTGCCCACCGAGCCGCGCCCGATCATCACGGCGGCCACGCCACTGGCCTGCTGGCGCTGCTGGGCCGTCTGCGCGTCCTGGATGTCGCCGCTGCCCACCACCGGCACCGATACGCTCTCTGCCACGCGGGCAATCGCGTCCCAATCGGCCTCGCCGGTATAACGCTGGCGGCTGGTGCGACCATGCACGGTGATCAGCGACGCCCCTGCTCCCTCCAGCCCCTGCGCCACCTCCACGCTGCGGTCCGTATCCCAGCCCAGGCGGATCTTGGCGCTCACGTCCAGCGCGGTGGCTGCCCGCATGGCCTGAATCAGCGTGAAGGCCACTTCCGGCGTCTGGAGCAGGCACGCGCCGCCCTTACCGCGAATTTTAGGCACCGGACACCCCATATTCAGGTCAATGGCCGCCGGGACAAACCACGCCTCCGCACGGGCCACGGCAGCAGCAAGCAGTTCGGGTTCCGCGCCGAAGAGCTGCACCACCCGCCCCTGCTCCCCGGCATAGGGGCGGCCCAGATTCAGTTTCTCGGTATCACCGCCCAGCACCAGTCCACGCGCACTGATCATCTCGCTGACGGTCCACAGCGCGCCCTGTTCGGCAGCCAGTTGCCGCATGGGGGCGTCGCTGTAGCCCGCCATCGGGGCCAGCACCGCACCGGGGCGCGATAGCCGGACCGCGTAAAACCCTGACGCGGGCGGTCTGCCAGCACTCGGGCTGTCAGAACCCGAGGTGTCAGAAAAGGGAGAGGCGTGGACGGTCATCATCTCAGGGTAGCGCACCCCCCCACCCCTTGAGATGAACCCCCCCTCAAGCGCTGGGATAAGGGAAATTCATACCCGTGTCAGAAGGCGGGGTGTATGCTCTTTCTCAGTCCAGTCCCTTCCTCTCCCCCCTCATTCCTGCCACACTGGACAGGAGGCTCCGCCTTGAATTCCACTCCGCTGGCGCTGCACCACGCGCCGCTGCTGCATATGCTCTACACCGCCTCTCCGGGTTACTTTGCCCTGCTGGGCAGCCGTATCCCGTCCCTGCGCGAGACCGAACGGGACGTGGAAATCGCCCTGCTCGACCCGCGCCGCCGCCTGGAACTGCTGCATGACGCACAGGGCGAACTGGTGGGCAGCCTTGACTACAAGCTTGACTACCCGCAACCCGGCGACCTGACCATCAATCTGCTGCTGATCCGCGAGGACCGCCAGTCCCAGCGTCTGGGCGAACAGGCCGTCCGCGATCTGGAGGAACGCCTGCCGCCCCAGATCACGCGCATCCTGGCCAGTGTGCTGGGCGAGAATCCGCGCGGCGTCCGCTTCTGGGAAAGGCTGGGCTTCGAGTTCACGGTGGACGCCCGCCCGGTCATGACCTGGTACGCCAAACCCCTGCACGCCCGCCTGCATGACACGGACCCCAGCCTGAGGGTGGCCAGCGACTGACACCCGCTTTGCTCAGCAGAGTGAAACGGGAGAATTAAAAAGCCCTCCCCGTGTAGGAGAGGGTTGGGTCAGGAACGGGCTAGATGTCCTCGCTGCCGCTGTCCATACGGACCACCTTCGGCGTGAACCGGGCCACCACCTCCACCAGATCGGTCTGACGCGCAATTACGTCCTCGATGCGCTTGTACGCCTGCGGGGCCTCGTCGATGCCGCCGCCCATCAGCGTGACGCCGCGCTCCTTGAGGTAAGCCGTGACTTCCTTTTTCACCAGCTTACTGATGGCAGCCTTGCGCCCCAACTGGCGGCCCGCGCCGTGGCTGGCGCTGGCCAGGGCGTCCCCGTGGCCCCGCCCGCGCACCACGAAACCGGGATCGGCCATGCTGCCGGGGATGAGTCCCAGTTGCCCAGCAGCAGCAGGGGTTGCCCCCTTGCGGTGGACGATTAGTTCCTGGCCGTTCACATGCTGCTTCCAGGCCAGATTGTGGCTGTTGTGGGCGGAGGCCAGCACGTCCACCCCCAGAGCGCGGGCCAGCCGCGCATGGATCAGCTCATGGTTGGCCAGCGCGTAACGTCCGGCCAGATTCATGGCCTGCCAGTACGCCTGTCCTTCCTCGGAGTCCAAGGACAGCCACGCCAGCTTTTTAGCGGCTGGATCGAGG comes from the Deinococcus sp. AJ005 genome and includes:
- the hisD gene encoding histidinol dehydrogenase, with the protein product MQVLEGSDARASLTRSFNEIPVPNSVLARIEKTFGEALTPQQVVERILADVRGRGDDALRDWTERLDGSRPDALAVSAEEIAAATVAPELHDAIRLAIARVRAFYEQQPAHGFLNHGPDGALGQLVRPLGRVGVYVPGGLAPLISTLIHTAVPAQVAGVPDIVVATPPGKDGRVNPAILVAARELGICEVYRVGGAQAIGALAYGTASIGAVDKIAGPGNLFVVIAKRLVYGQTGIESLPGPTETLVLADDSADARHVAADLLAQAEHLGAEPVLVSNSRDLLIKVQAELNGQLEALPEPNRTWARDSIASRMKVVLAADLDEGLELSNLYAPEHLCLLTRDPWSLLGRVQRAGGVFIGEYSMEALGDYVAGPSHVMPTGGTARFASPVNVRDFQNIISVVGLNETTLRRIGPAGAVLARAEGLEAHARAIESRLDDGTRIREPDGSRI
- a CDS encoding tRNA-dihydrouridine synthase, with product MAGYSDAPMRQLAAEQGALWTVSEMISARGLVLGGDTEKLNLGRPYAGEQGRVVQLFGAEPELLAAAVARAEAWFVPAAIDLNMGCPVPKIRGKGGACLLQTPEVAFTLIQAMRAATALDVSAKIRLGWDTDRSVEVAQGLEGAGASLITVHGRTSRQRYTGEADWDAIARVAESVSVPVVGSGDIQDAQTAQQRQQASGVAAVMIGRGSVGNPWIFRALAEGQNHGERPSAQARAQTALRHAELQTQFYNDDTGRLTLRPLRKVLPKYLPDYPELHSDLTQVVTVADVRRVLAPLLILQPNSLADSLPQGGTVQTGAVSRASTEYAGSYP
- a CDS encoding GNAT family N-acetyltransferase produces the protein MPLLFTPRLRLLPLTRALIIARLEGEDFTLTCDTPDGPLDIFFPAAWPGDPLGAFPFYLTQTDRAGEVPENFVAVTRVGSRAIGQLGGKGRPNAAGELEIGYGLNPEAWGQGLATEAVGALVAHLHARPDVQTVTAQTALHNRASERVLEKLDFVRTGRGWDKEDGELTVWAQRG
- a CDS encoding DinB family protein; amino-acid sequence: MNVREYYTYLSAAREQLWNYLRALPAADLDRDLIESGDRFHSIKDLLLHTTDVEDHWVHYIARGENLQSDGRFKHDWVKPQAGQYELSWIIDYGRTVSQQTQAFLDSEPDLDRSIKLIQDDPASDTVTLDQLMWNVMTHEIRHTAQIALMVRQLGHTPPWSDYLRFARPQATASEGLDDPELDDPEETETEQI
- a CDS encoding GNAT family N-acetyltransferase, coding for MNSTPLALHHAPLLHMLYTASPGYFALLGSRIPSLRETERDVEIALLDPRRRLELLHDAQGELVGSLDYKLDYPQPGDLTINLLLIREDRQSQRLGEQAVRDLEERLPPQITRILASVLGENPRGVRFWERLGFEFTVDARPVMTWYAKPLHARLHDTDPSLRVASD
- a CDS encoding metallophosphoesterase; this translates as MTQTIPESSSAVQPRVLGRRVMVLADYVHPFVYRAGFPQGLPEVDAVLAAGDIPGYYLEFLATKLTVPIIYVHGNHENEYVNEGDGRIPPRGVIAAHGRVVEEAGLKIAGWGGAPRYREKGGGQYSAYEARWGLAKLAWRARGGVDILLTHAPPTGPHAGSDYAHRGCPELNRFMERRRPPLMVHGHIHEYEGRKLEYLDPVSGVRVINAYGYRVLDV
- the rocF gene encoding arginase, with the protein product MNVSLLGIPMDLGAGRRGVDMGPSALRNAHLATRLRELGHTVSDLGDIAVALPETLDKHMEAGLVFLDPIIKACRDAAGRVAALPDGTFPLTLGGDHSVSMGTVTGNALRGNPQGVRSGLIWVDAHTDYNTPQSSPSGNIHGMPVAHLTGLGDPLLTGLGGGWHMRPEDIVMIGIRSVDARERALMQEAGILAYTMKDVDQRGITHIMDETLERLGGLERLHVSFDADALDPSICPGVGTPVPGGLTYREGHLLMELLSESGRVTSMDIVEVNPILDTRNQTAEVMVGMAASLLGQRIM